From Halapricum desulfuricans, a single genomic window includes:
- a CDS encoding FlaD/FlaE family flagellar protein gives MSDFATVAALSSLVGSAMAATSGVSGIGQVAIPTDPAVLTLFSAGVVGMSIKNVFDSILSDEDEENAGEQMSDGAGLMDEEGGDDLGGLGGFEDEGDDEFGDFGDDEFGDMDGGADTDELEHRLDELETEVGSLSSTVNTVRNENEQISETVDDVEENVRKLLDIYEMVTRGVNPFADDIEGGGLSGGGDGNSFGLFDNGQDESDDEDLDEDIANADAEGFFDDDLVEDDDESFDESVDDMMGDDVDDGGDPFEEEFNDDAFDDDGLDDDFDDDGFGDSGMDEGGFEAETDSDDGGGGGKSFQELKDEYESGDADWAEDEEKPGETSSTEQDSHDDAGDSIEDDADAFASEAFETDESDSDVDDLDDELADDDLFDTVIEDDGDDSESATAADGQSASETDGEAASTSEADGEHDSDPDEVADAVDDEATSGTSPVSGSESVTDEPSEAEAQPTPSTDTPSESEATATGEGKPYLAAMPEGFGSELIVIEWLEYLVEEVGIRSTAEAIDYYERIDWVSEPVADDLQEYLRGFDERGVDADLTIDHHTQSLKYIGQLNGTPGTQMGLSGGGSDGLQR, from the coding sequence ATGAGTGATTTCGCCACCGTCGCCGCACTATCGAGTCTGGTCGGGTCAGCGATGGCCGCAACCAGCGGTGTGTCCGGCATCGGTCAGGTGGCAATTCCGACGGATCCAGCCGTTTTGACGCTGTTTTCGGCGGGTGTCGTTGGCATGAGTATCAAGAACGTTTTCGACTCTATTCTCTCGGACGAGGACGAAGAGAACGCGGGCGAGCAGATGAGCGACGGAGCCGGTCTGATGGACGAGGAAGGCGGCGACGATCTGGGTGGCCTCGGTGGGTTCGAAGACGAGGGTGACGACGAGTTCGGCGACTTCGGGGACGACGAGTTCGGCGACATGGACGGCGGCGCCGATACGGACGAACTCGAGCATCGGCTCGACGAGCTCGAGACCGAGGTCGGGAGTCTCTCCTCGACGGTCAACACCGTGCGCAACGAGAACGAGCAGATCAGCGAGACCGTCGACGACGTCGAAGAGAACGTCCGGAAGTTGCTCGACATCTACGAGATGGTCACACGGGGCGTCAACCCCTTTGCCGACGACATCGAGGGTGGCGGCCTCAGCGGTGGCGGTGACGGCAACTCGTTCGGTCTCTTCGATAACGGCCAGGACGAGAGCGACGACGAGGACCTCGACGAGGACATCGCGAACGCGGACGCGGAAGGGTTCTTCGACGACGACCTGGTGGAAGACGACGACGAGAGCTTCGACGAGTCCGTCGACGACATGATGGGCGATGACGTCGATGATGGCGGCGATCCGTTCGAAGAGGAGTTCAACGACGACGCGTTCGACGACGACGGGCTCGACGATGATTTCGACGACGATGGGTTCGGCGACAGCGGCATGGACGAGGGCGGATTCGAGGCGGAGACGGACAGTGACGACGGCGGTGGCGGCGGCAAATCGTTCCAGGAGCTCAAAGACGAGTACGAGTCCGGCGACGCCGACTGGGCCGAAGACGAAGAAAAACCCGGTGAAACGAGTAGCACCGAGCAGGATTCGCATGACGATGCTGGCGATAGCATCGAGGACGACGCCGACGCGTTCGCTTCCGAGGCGTTCGAGACCGACGAGTCGGACAGCGACGTCGACGATCTCGACGACGAGTTGGCCGACGACGACCTCTTCGATACAGTCATCGAGGACGACGGTGACGACAGCGAATCGGCGACGGCTGCTGATGGCCAGTCAGCGTCCGAAACGGATGGCGAGGCCGCATCGACGTCCGAGGCTGACGGCGAACACGACTCGGACCCCGACGAAGTCGCCGACGCAGTAGATGACGAGGCGACATCCGGGACCTCGCCAGTCAGTGGATCTGAATCAGTGACGGACGAACCGAGCGAAGCCGAGGCGCAGCCGACTCCATCCACGGATACGCCATCGGAGTCCGAGGCGACGGCTACTGGCGAGGGCAAGCCGTACCTGGCGGCGATGCCGGAGGGGTTCGGATCGGAGCTGATCGTCATCGAGTGGCTCGAATATCTCGTCGAGGAGGTCGGAATCCGGTCGACTGCGGAGGCGATCGACTATTACGAGCGCATCGACTGGGTGAGTGAACCGGTCGCGGACGACCTCCAGGAGTACTTGCGCGGGTTCGACGAGCGCGGTGTCGACGCTGATCTGACGATCGACCATCACACACAGTCACTGAAGTACATCGGCCAGCTCAACGGCACCCCGGGGACGCAGATGGGGCTTTCCGGAGGTGGTTCCGATGGGCTTCAGCGTTAG
- a CDS encoding chemotaxis protein CheD, protein MKVYDGQTSSETESKPEQIKVGIAEYDVSKNGAVLTTSGLGSCIGVALHDETVPVSGLVHVMLPSADDMEDGNRAKFADTGVETLIEALEDAGGNRNNMVAKIAGGSDMLDFSESGSGIGQRNVEQVKETLNDYGISVVGEDVGGNHGRSIKLKGASGELVVKSANKGSRTL, encoded by the coding sequence ATGAAGGTCTACGACGGACAGACGAGTTCGGAGACCGAGAGTAAACCCGAACAGATCAAGGTCGGGATCGCCGAGTACGACGTGAGCAAGAACGGGGCCGTGTTGACGACGAGCGGTCTCGGGTCCTGCATCGGGGTTGCACTCCACGACGAGACTGTGCCCGTCTCCGGGCTGGTGCACGTGATGTTGCCGTCCGCCGACGACATGGAAGACGGAAATCGAGCGAAGTTCGCTGACACCGGCGTCGAGACGCTCATCGAGGCGCTCGAAGACGCAGGGGGGAACAGAAATAATATGGTCGCGAAAATCGCTGGCGGCAGTGACATGCTTGATTTCTCCGAGAGCGGGTCCGGTATCGGACAACGAAACGTCGAGCAAGTCAAAGAGACACTCAACGACTACGGGATTTCCGTCGTTGGCGAAGACGTCGGTGGGAACCACGGCCGCTCGATCAAACTCAAAGGCGCGAGTGGTGAATTGGTTGTCAAAAGTGCGAACAAGGGCAGCAGAACGCTGTAA
- a CDS encoding chemotaxis protein CheC — protein sequence MKVDIQSLETFNQLAREGAEQATASMTQMTGIEADVEVTKMSLVDRKDLGEELGDRAFVGVQFDYEGELAGETVLVFGRACSASLVEALIGSADDEAMAKSGVKEIGNIMMSGFIDGWADYLETSIDHSPPTYIEGNGPAVLPDTTGSDDSDHVFVFKSRIEWVDESVEFYIYMLPEYDPLTSIMADHADTGDDAIPVDKLEVFNEMTRSGTEKAAENVTMMTGVETTAEVSQISFAPVTDVPKQVSNETYVGTVVEFTGLPSGYLMVLFDEVSAKNVAEAMMPIDVQGDELTDQHKAAIEELGNIMTSGFVDGWANVLQTSVDHTPPRLVHDMGQAIIDPLAAQVGRQQEHAFIVDSTMRTDEIEFEAEIHALPNEQELREALDELLVDRVDETEADPEQIFQG from the coding sequence ATGAAAGTCGACATTCAGTCGCTCGAAACGTTCAATCAGCTGGCTCGCGAGGGTGCCGAACAGGCGACAGCGTCGATGACCCAGATGACCGGGATCGAGGCCGACGTCGAAGTGACGAAGATGTCGCTCGTCGACCGCAAAGATCTCGGGGAAGAGCTCGGTGACAGAGCGTTCGTCGGTGTGCAATTCGATTACGAGGGCGAACTCGCGGGTGAAACCGTGCTGGTGTTCGGCCGGGCGTGCAGTGCGTCGCTGGTCGAGGCGCTGATCGGCAGTGCGGACGACGAGGCGATGGCCAAAAGCGGTGTCAAGGAGATCGGCAACATCATGATGAGTGGGTTCATCGACGGGTGGGCCGACTACCTCGAAACCTCGATCGATCACTCGCCGCCGACGTACATCGAGGGCAACGGACCTGCTGTGCTCCCGGACACGACCGGCAGTGACGATTCGGACCATGTCTTCGTGTTCAAAAGCCGGATCGAGTGGGTCGACGAGTCGGTCGAGTTCTACATTTATATGCTCCCGGAGTACGATCCGCTGACCTCGATCATGGCCGATCACGCTGACACCGGCGACGACGCGATCCCCGTCGACAAGCTCGAAGTGTTCAACGAGATGACCCGCAGCGGGACCGAAAAGGCCGCCGAGAACGTCACTATGATGACCGGTGTCGAAACCACGGCCGAGGTCTCGCAGATCAGTTTCGCACCCGTCACGGATGTCCCAAAGCAGGTGAGCAACGAGACGTACGTGGGAACGGTCGTCGAGTTCACGGGCCTCCCGAGCGGCTATCTGATGGTGCTGTTCGACGAAGTGTCGGCCAAGAACGTCGCCGAGGCGATGATGCCAATCGACGTCCAAGGCGACGAACTGACCGACCAACACAAGGCAGCCATCGAAGAGTTGGGGAACATCATGACGAGCGGGTTCGTCGACGGGTGGGCGAACGTGCTACAGACCTCGGTGGATCACACGCCGCCGCGGTTGGTCCACGATATGGGCCAGGCGATCATCGATCCGCTCGCGGCACAGGTCGGTCGCCAGCAGGAACATGCGTTTATCGTCGACTCGACGATGCGGACCGACGAGATCGAGTTCGAAGCGGAGATCCACGCGCTGCCGAACGAACAGGAGCTCCGGGAAGCACTAGACGAGCTGCTGGTCGACCGGGTCGACGAGACCGAGGCGGACCCCGAACAGATATTCCAAGGATGA
- the cheY gene encoding chemotaxis protein CheY → MPEVLIADDSEFMRNLLREILEEDHQIVGEVENGVEAVETYKEENPDLVMMDIVMPIRDGIEATDEIKNTDPNANVIMCTSVGQEEKMKEAVKAGADGYITKPFQKPSVMEAIEDVVPS, encoded by the coding sequence ATGCCTGAAGTGCTGATCGCCGATGACTCCGAGTTCATGCGCAACCTCCTGCGGGAGATCCTCGAAGAGGATCACCAGATCGTGGGTGAAGTCGAAAACGGCGTCGAAGCCGTCGAGACATACAAGGAGGAGAATCCGGATCTGGTCATGATGGATATCGTGATGCCGATCCGGGACGGTATCGAAGCGACCGACGAGATCAAGAATACCGACCCCAACGCGAACGTCATCATGTGTACGAGCGTCGGCCAGGAAGAGAAGATGAAAGAGGCGGTCAAGGCGGGGGCGGACGGGTATATCACGAAGCCGTTCCAGAAACCGAGCGTGATGGAAGCCATCGAGGACGTCGTTCCCTCATAA
- a CDS encoding DUF7500 family protein: MGSGDDPNDDDGRVLAPEELDISEDEHVAEIDDGRYVVSPNDPIDDEPNVASSQPARERADTAAGADSEPESRPKQSNSPDRPPATDSQPTDVSELTERDVSQWLESNFEDANSRYGFHVTATFDGRVFQRRMMSNDVVTIFESLILWYAQHIDSETPVEEILGILLTESNVPITYPTESLSEAIKREGLEPDDTIGELLEQVEDGFRL, encoded by the coding sequence ATGGGATCCGGGGACGACCCGAACGACGACGACGGCCGCGTGCTCGCCCCCGAAGAGCTCGATATCTCGGAAGACGAACACGTCGCCGAGATCGACGACGGCCGATACGTCGTCTCCCCGAACGATCCGATCGACGACGAGCCGAACGTCGCCTCGAGTCAGCCTGCGCGCGAGCGCGCCGATACCGCGGCTGGCGCGGACAGCGAACCCGAGTCACGACCGAAGCAATCGAACAGCCCGGATCGTCCGCCCGCAACCGACAGTCAGCCGACGGACGTCTCCGAGCTGACCGAACGGGACGTCTCGCAGTGGCTGGAATCGAACTTCGAGGACGCCAATTCCCGGTATGGTTTTCACGTGACCGCGACGTTCGACGGCCGAGTGTTCCAGCGGCGGATGATGTCCAACGACGTGGTGACGATCTTCGAGAGTCTCATTCTCTGGTACGCCCAGCATATCGACAGCGAGACGCCGGTCGAGGAGATTCTCGGGATCCTGCTGACCGAGTCGAACGTGCCGATCACGTATCCGACCGAGAGTCTCTCGGAAGCGATCAAACGCGAGGGGCTCGAACCGGACGATACGATCGGAGAATTACTCGAACAGGTCGAAGACGGATTCCGGCTGTAA
- a CDS encoding archaellin/type IV pilin N-terminal domain-containing protein has protein sequence MFDRTDDRRDRDRGQVGIGTLIVFIAMVLVAAIAAGVLINTAGFLQSSAEQSGEQASEQVTNRLVEVNTVGNVTDGQVDWVNMTTRLAPGSSDVNLNDTTMQWVSPDGSSQLVARKTSTDDNYPIFNWTTVRDNDASVQNDDTLNDPVDRAEVTVNLSQNELNTLDAGQSAELQISTRSGGQTTITLVVPDSLSNKNTVQL, from the coding sequence ATGTTTGACCGAACTGACGACAGACGAGACCGAGACCGCGGGCAGGTCGGGATCGGGACGCTCATCGTGTTCATCGCGATGGTCCTGGTCGCCGCCATTGCCGCGGGCGTACTGATCAACACGGCCGGCTTCCTCCAGAGCAGTGCCGAACAGAGTGGTGAACAAGCCTCCGAGCAGGTTACTAACCGCCTGGTCGAAGTGAATACCGTCGGGAACGTGACGGACGGGCAGGTCGACTGGGTGAATATGACGACTCGACTTGCGCCGGGATCCAGCGACGTGAACCTTAACGACACGACGATGCAATGGGTCTCACCGGATGGGAGTAGCCAACTCGTTGCTAGAAAGACGTCAACTGATGATAACTACCCAATATTCAACTGGACGACCGTCCGGGATAATGACGCGTCGGTCCAGAACGATGATACGCTTAACGACCCGGTTGACCGAGCGGAAGTCACGGTCAATTTGTCACAGAACGAACTGAACACGCTTGATGCCGGTCAGTCGGCTGAACTGCAGATCTCAACGCGCTCGGGCGGGCAGACGACTATAACGCTGGTCGTGCCGGATTCGCTGTCGAACAAGAACACCGTCCAGCTGTAA
- a CDS encoding archaellin/type IV pilin N-terminal domain-containing protein: MFDRTDDRRDRDRGQVGIGTLIVFIAMVLVAAIAAGVLINTAGFLQSSAEESGEQASEQVTNRLVEVNTVGHVNNANDSGAGAEDLIENGTIDYVNMTTRLAPGSSDVNLNDTTMQWVSPDESSQLVARDTSTSGDYPIFNWTTVRDNDASVQNDDTLNDPVDRAEITINLNQTQLSTLDAGQSAELQISTRSGGQTTITLVVPDSLSNKNTVQL, encoded by the coding sequence ATGTTTGACCGAACTGACGACAGACGAGACCGAGACCGCGGGCAGGTCGGGATCGGGACGCTCATCGTGTTCATCGCGATGGTCCTGGTCGCGGCGATTGCAGCGGGCGTACTGATTAACACGGCCGGATTCCTCCAGAGCAGTGCCGAAGAAAGCGGTGAACAAGCTTCTGAGCAGGTTACTAACCGCCTGGTCGAAGTGAATACAGTCGGCCATGTGAACAACGCGAATGACTCCGGTGCTGGTGCAGAGGACCTGATTGAGAACGGTACCATCGACTACGTCAATATGACGACTCGACTGGCGCCGGGATCCAGCGACGTGAACCTCAACGATACGACGATGCAGTGGGTCTCACCCGACGAGAGCAGCCAACTTGTTGCAAGAGATACGTCGACTTCCGGTGATTACCCAATATTCAACTGGACGACCGTCCGGGATAATGACGCGTCGGTCCAGAACGATGATACGCTTAACGACCCGGTTGATCGGGCAGAAATCACGATCAATCTCAACCAGACTCAGCTGAGCACGCTTGATGCCGGTCAATCGGCTGAACTGCAGATCTCAACGCGCTCGGGCGGGCAGACGACTATAACGCTGGTCGTGCCGGATTCGCTGTCGAACAAGAACACCGTCCAGCTGTAA
- a CDS encoding DUF7521 family protein encodes MIEFLYAVLTLVFVVAGLTMVGMAMRAYVQTSRRAMLHLSLGFALAVAGAAATMISAFMTDFGASSTTNPESLLLVNSALTTFGYLFVIYSLVSYEA; translated from the coding sequence ATGATCGAGTTCCTCTATGCTGTCCTGACGCTCGTCTTCGTCGTGGCGGGCCTGACTATGGTTGGTATGGCGATGCGCGCGTACGTGCAGACATCACGGCGGGCGATGTTGCACCTCTCGCTGGGGTTCGCGCTTGCAGTCGCCGGCGCGGCTGCGACGATGATCAGTGCGTTCATGACCGACTTCGGTGCGTCCTCGACTACCAACCCCGAGTCGTTGTTACTGGTCAACAGCGCGTTGACCACGTTCGGATACCTGTTCGTGATCTACAGCCTCGTAAGTTACGAGGCATAA
- a CDS encoding winged helix-turn-helix domain-containing protein — MASVDLLRTLGNKYSAEILDAADEPQSAQDLSDELDIPIATCYRRIDELTEHGLLELHDSVLSDDRRRIKVYRRNVESVTVDFDQSMAISVEERSEVTNKLDEAWRTLSEG, encoded by the coding sequence ATGGCTTCGGTGGATCTTCTCCGGACACTGGGGAACAAATACAGTGCGGAGATCCTCGACGCGGCGGACGAGCCACAATCTGCTCAGGACCTCAGCGACGAACTCGACATTCCGATCGCGACCTGTTATCGACGTATCGACGAACTGACCGAGCACGGGTTGCTCGAATTACACGATAGTGTGCTCTCCGACGATCGGCGACGGATCAAGGTCTACCGTCGAAACGTCGAGTCAGTTACTGTCGACTTCGATCAGTCGATGGCCATCTCCGTCGAAGAACGGTCGGAAGTGACGAACAAGCTTGACGAGGCCTGGCGCACGCTCTCCGAGGGGTAG
- a CDS encoding RAD55 family ATPase has translation MIELTETGIDGLDAILNGGIVKDSTTLVSGNPGAGKSILGLQYIYNGVDMFDEKGIYLSFEENQQDLREAAEAIGLEQWSEYVERGDILVYDKKELLSKNDFSSSLDMLLEDFTDSDYERLVLDSLAMFNLFFDDERERRTYLLKFSDILKENGLTTLMTNEQGAAIPQSDIGLENYLTDGNIYLLQTPTDSGVKRYVWVSKMRKQNIETDIFPMEITDSGITVHENASEFSMMNHGDSPIQ, from the coding sequence ATGATCGAACTCACTGAAACTGGCATCGACGGCCTGGACGCGATTCTCAACGGAGGCATCGTGAAAGACTCGACGACGCTCGTCAGCGGAAATCCCGGTGCCGGAAAGAGCATTCTGGGACTACAGTACATCTACAACGGCGTCGATATGTTCGACGAGAAAGGGATCTATCTCTCTTTCGAGGAGAACCAGCAGGACCTTCGGGAAGCCGCCGAGGCGATCGGGCTCGAGCAGTGGTCGGAGTACGTCGAACGGGGCGACATCCTCGTCTACGATAAGAAGGAACTCCTGAGCAAGAACGACTTCTCGTCGTCGCTCGACATGTTGCTCGAGGACTTCACGGACAGCGACTACGAGCGACTCGTGTTGGATTCGCTCGCGATGTTCAACCTCTTCTTCGACGACGAGCGCGAACGGCGTACGTATCTGCTGAAGTTCTCGGACATCCTCAAGGAGAACGGATTGACGACGCTGATGACCAACGAACAGGGTGCCGCCATCCCGCAGTCCGACATCGGACTGGAGAACTACCTCACTGACGGAAACATCTACCTGTTGCAGACGCCGACCGATTCGGGCGTCAAACGCTACGTCTGGGTTTCGAAGATGCGAAAACAGAATATCGAGACCGACATCTTCCCGATGGAGATTACCGACAGTGGCATCACCGTACACGAGAACGCCAGCGAGTTCTCGATGATGAATCACGGTGACTCACCCATCCAGTAG
- a CDS encoding chemotaxis protein CheW, whose protein sequence is MSDATNQVLEFQLGDETYCVSIDYVTEIVDVGELTTVPNAPPHVEGVMDLRGRTTSIVNPKVVFDIDGGAPSRIIVFDPEVADDEQGAVGWLVDEVDQVSQVDPANVDQSPTTEGANSVRGVVKRDDGFVIWVNPDAIQMS, encoded by the coding sequence ATGTCAGACGCAACGAATCAGGTCCTCGAATTCCAGCTCGGGGACGAGACATACTGTGTGAGTATCGATTACGTGACGGAAATCGTCGACGTCGGTGAGTTGACTACAGTTCCGAACGCGCCGCCCCACGTCGAGGGAGTCATGGATCTACGGGGTCGAACGACGTCGATCGTCAACCCGAAAGTCGTCTTCGATATCGACGGCGGTGCACCGTCCCGGATCATCGTCTTCGATCCGGAGGTCGCCGACGACGAACAGGGCGCCGTCGGCTGGCTGGTCGACGAAGTCGACCAGGTGAGTCAGGTCGACCCTGCAAACGTCGACCAGTCGCCGACGACCGAAGGCGCCAACTCCGTCCGCGGGGTCGTCAAACGCGACGACGGATTCGTCATCTGGGTCAACCCGGACGCGATACAGATGTCCTGA
- a CDS encoding protein-glutamate methylesterase/protein-glutamine glutaminase encodes MPRSSTRAVVADDSHFMRSVISDILSEGGIDVVAQAKNGREAVKAVREHEPDVVTMDVEMPEMDGIEAVERIMAQHPTPILMLSAHTDEDADVTFEALQKGAVDFFTKPGGEVSMEMSRLKDQLVDIVLTVAEAEPRTEADATNTNAAADVATESYGGQPTLVIGSSTGGPTVVEEVMSSLPLSASLRILVVQHMPGGFTGRFAERLDARSEYDVSEARDGARIGGGEALVAAGDRHMEVANYSHGRLRVSLTDDPPVNSVRPSVDVTMRTAAEAIDDALIGVILTGMGEDGADGIRALKERGGRTIAQDEASSAVFGMPKRAIETGCVDTVTSVESIPAAILDAVPQEAY; translated from the coding sequence ATGCCACGATCATCGACGCGGGCTGTCGTCGCCGACGACTCCCACTTCATGCGGAGTGTCATCTCCGACATCCTCTCGGAGGGCGGAATCGACGTCGTCGCACAGGCGAAAAACGGCCGCGAGGCCGTCAAAGCCGTACGTGAACACGAGCCCGACGTGGTCACGATGGACGTCGAGATGCCGGAGATGGACGGGATCGAGGCCGTCGAGCGGATCATGGCTCAGCATCCGACGCCGATCCTCATGCTGAGCGCACACACCGACGAGGACGCAGACGTCACGTTCGAGGCGCTCCAGAAGGGCGCGGTGGATTTCTTCACCAAGCCCGGCGGCGAGGTCTCGATGGAGATGTCCCGGCTGAAAGACCAGCTGGTCGATATCGTGCTAACCGTTGCGGAGGCCGAGCCGAGGACGGAAGCCGATGCCACGAACACGAACGCCGCGGCTGACGTCGCTACCGAGAGTTACGGCGGTCAGCCGACGCTCGTGATCGGCTCTTCGACTGGCGGCCCGACCGTCGTCGAGGAGGTCATGTCGTCGCTGCCGCTTTCGGCCTCGCTTCGGATATTGGTCGTCCAGCACATGCCCGGCGGTTTCACCGGCCGGTTCGCCGAGCGGCTGGACGCCCGAAGCGAATACGACGTTTCGGAAGCACGTGACGGTGCCCGCATCGGGGGCGGCGAGGCGCTCGTGGCCGCCGGTGACCGGCACATGGAGGTCGCCAACTACAGCCACGGACGGCTCCGCGTGTCGCTGACCGACGATCCGCCAGTCAACAGCGTCCGCCCGTCCGTCGACGTGACGATGCGGACGGCCGCGGAAGCGATCGACGACGCGCTCATCGGCGTCATCCTCACCGGCATGGGCGAGGACGGCGCCGACGGAATCCGGGCCCTCAAAGAGCGAGGGGGTCGGACAATCGCCCAGGACGAGGCCAGTTCGGCGGTGTTTGGCATGCCAAAGAGGGCGATCGAAACCGGCTGTGTCGACACGGTCACGTCGGTCGAGTCGATCCCGGCTGCGATTCTCGATGCGGTACCACAGGAGGCCTACTAA